In the Sinorhizobium arboris LMG 14919 genome, one interval contains:
- a CDS encoding adenylate/guanylate cyclase domain-containing protein — protein sequence MRRLAAIMDADVVGYSRLMGLDEAGTHRAVKQCRDAFILPLVAVHGGRIVKQAGDGTLAEFASVLDAVACAVAIQRTMHDHARSAEAQRLELRVGVHLGDIVADDGDIHGEGIAVAGHLQEMAPPGGVCVSQQVYDQVGLKVDFPLIDAGCRTFAGLPAPLRAWCWQPGTVAGEAPPAPAQTDPLLGKKRPSIAVLPFVNLSSVDEQEHFSDGFTEELIATLARCRWLRVVARNSSFTFKGMAVDVRRVAADLGVKYVLEGSIRRSANRIRITAQLLSGETGMLLWAERYDRMLDDVFVLQDEIAGQITGTIQPELGFIEFAALRGHTATDMDAWNIYLKGLWHLYKFNLEDLRISKELLERAIDLEPAFAQAHARLAYVHIQLGWYGPLEERAERITDATALAERAIALDDREPAAHLALGRARALGGQPQRGIDHLRNALRLDASFAQGHFALGQALCYVGRPEDGIAAINEAFRLSPRDPHLWTFYNMVAIAHYQSGRFAQAAEAARASLRQENATFWPAMVLAATLGAEGRTDEASAAVASLLRRRPDMTAQKARAEFYFGSAPAMPEEFIDRFVGDLRRAGLPD from the coding sequence ATGAGGCGGCTGGCAGCGATCATGGACGCAGACGTCGTCGGCTACAGCCGGCTGATGGGGCTGGATGAAGCCGGCACCCACCGGGCGGTCAAGCAGTGCCGTGACGCCTTCATTCTGCCCCTGGTCGCGGTCCATGGCGGACGGATCGTCAAGCAGGCGGGTGACGGGACGCTCGCGGAATTCGCAAGCGTTCTCGACGCCGTCGCCTGCGCGGTTGCGATCCAGCGGACGATGCACGACCACGCGCGAAGCGCGGAAGCGCAACGCCTGGAATTGCGCGTCGGCGTCCATCTCGGTGACATCGTCGCTGACGATGGCGACATCCATGGCGAAGGCATTGCCGTCGCCGGGCACCTGCAGGAGATGGCGCCGCCCGGCGGCGTCTGCGTGTCGCAGCAGGTCTATGATCAGGTCGGCTTGAAAGTGGATTTCCCCTTGATCGACGCCGGCTGCAGAACATTTGCCGGTCTTCCCGCTCCCCTGCGCGCCTGGTGCTGGCAGCCGGGCACCGTGGCGGGGGAAGCGCCGCCGGCGCCGGCGCAAACCGACCCCCTGCTCGGTAAGAAGCGCCCGTCGATTGCCGTCCTGCCCTTCGTCAATCTTTCGAGCGTCGACGAACAGGAACATTTCTCCGACGGTTTTACCGAGGAATTGATCGCCACGCTTGCCCGGTGCCGCTGGCTGCGCGTCGTCGCCCGCAACTCCTCCTTCACTTTCAAAGGGATGGCGGTGGACGTAAGGAGGGTGGCGGCAGACCTGGGTGTCAAATATGTGCTCGAGGGCAGCATACGGCGTTCGGCGAACCGCATCCGCATCACGGCGCAGTTGCTGAGCGGCGAAACCGGCATGCTGCTCTGGGCAGAACGCTACGACCGAATGCTGGACGACGTTTTCGTGCTGCAGGATGAGATCGCGGGACAGATCACCGGCACCATACAGCCGGAACTCGGATTCATCGAATTCGCCGCGCTGCGCGGCCATACCGCAACGGACATGGATGCCTGGAACATCTATCTCAAGGGGCTGTGGCATTTATACAAGTTCAATCTGGAGGACCTGAGGATCTCCAAAGAGCTCCTGGAGCGCGCGATCGATCTCGAGCCTGCCTTTGCGCAGGCCCACGCGCGGCTGGCTTATGTCCATATACAGCTCGGCTGGTATGGGCCTCTGGAAGAGCGGGCCGAGCGGATCACCGACGCGACGGCGCTTGCCGAACGTGCCATCGCGCTCGACGATCGCGAGCCGGCTGCACATCTGGCGCTCGGCCGGGCACGGGCGCTCGGTGGCCAGCCGCAGCGCGGTATCGATCACCTGCGCAATGCGCTGAGGCTCGACGCAAGCTTCGCCCAGGGCCACTTCGCCCTCGGGCAGGCGCTTTGCTATGTCGGCCGCCCGGAGGACGGTATTGCCGCCATCAACGAGGCATTCCGGCTGAGCCCCCGCGATCCGCATCTGTGGACCTTCTACAACATGGTGGCCATCGCCCACTACCAATCGGGTCGCTTCGCGCAAGCCGCCGAAGCGGCACGCGCCTCCCTGCGCCAGGAGAACGCCACCTTCTGGCCGGCAATGGTGCTGGCGGCCACCCTCGGCGCCGAGGGGCGGACCGACGAAGCCAGCGCGGCCGTCGCGAGCCTTCTTCGTCGGCGGCCGGACATGACCGCGCAAAAGGCGCGCGCTGAATTCTACTTCGGTAGCGCGCCGGCTATGCCCGAGGAGTTCATCGACCGCTTCGTAGGCGATCTGCGCCGCGCCGGTCTGCCCGACTGA
- a CDS encoding alpha/beta hydrolase domain-containing protein produces the protein MLKRLAFASAMVSATLLSSGALARVTGFEIKASGPAFEGKVFGNAGVYERIDAIATFAVDPKSPRVANIVDIDKAPVNASGEIEFSTEVSILRPMSVAQRSPVLFYEVPNRGKNLSFMLLNRAASTGVPSAATDAGDGFLMNRGDTVVWSGWQTGLADDLLNLDLPILSGLSGQSREQFIFDEPGSVSAAALTYPAQDLDPSRATLTVRAKEADKPQQIEGLSFRYLNATEIEITRPPGMDAGAIYEFIYPAKDAVPAGLAFVATSDLISFLRGNEGHNAQNPLDGVKYTIGMGISQSGRFLRDLIYHGFNADEKGNKVFDGAIPHIAGSRKTFTNFRFAQPGRYSRQHEDHDYPGDQFPFTYAETSDQLSGKSGSILTACSSTETCPKIMHTDTSTEFWQARASLVTTSPDGKPLEMPDNVRLYFVAGAPHFNGWSAQSKDEAACTYPTNPLSAAPVMRALYVALADWVSENKAPPASRYPSLTDGTLVRLEDLKLPRIGGEIARPVFNELRVMDYASQPPARGKAYPVYLPAIDADGNPLGGVSMPFVKAPLGTYTGWNLRKEGFGKGELCSLTGTFIPFPKQPSDTDSRKSLSERYPDGKAYIAAVKAASEALVADGFMLPEDVGYVLDRAQEDIDAMNE, from the coding sequence ATGTTGAAACGTTTGGCCTTCGCATCGGCCATGGTGTCTGCAACTCTGCTGTCCAGCGGCGCACTGGCCCGTGTGACCGGCTTTGAGATCAAGGCCTCGGGACCAGCCTTTGAAGGTAAGGTCTTCGGCAATGCCGGGGTCTATGAACGGATCGATGCGATCGCAACCTTTGCCGTCGACCCGAAGTCGCCGCGTGTTGCCAATATCGTCGACATCGACAAGGCGCCGGTGAACGCGTCGGGCGAAATCGAATTCAGCACCGAGGTTTCGATCCTGCGGCCCATGAGTGTGGCGCAGCGTTCGCCCGTTCTCTTCTACGAAGTGCCTAATCGCGGCAAGAACCTCAGCTTCATGCTTCTCAATCGCGCTGCATCTACCGGCGTTCCGTCCGCCGCGACCGATGCCGGCGACGGGTTTCTCATGAATCGCGGCGATACCGTCGTCTGGAGCGGATGGCAAACAGGTCTTGCCGACGACCTTCTCAACCTCGACCTTCCCATTCTCAGCGGTCTCTCAGGCCAGTCGCGGGAGCAGTTCATCTTCGACGAGCCCGGCAGCGTCAGCGCCGCGGCGCTGACCTACCCGGCGCAGGACCTCGATCCGTCCAGGGCGACGCTGACGGTACGTGCCAAGGAGGCCGACAAGCCGCAACAGATAGAGGGCTTGAGCTTCAGATATCTGAACGCGACCGAAATCGAAATCACCCGGCCCCCCGGCATGGACGCCGGAGCGATCTACGAATTCATCTATCCTGCGAAGGACGCGGTCCCCGCCGGCCTGGCCTTCGTCGCCACGAGCGACTTGATCTCCTTCCTCCGAGGCAATGAAGGCCATAACGCGCAAAATCCGCTCGACGGGGTGAAATACACCATCGGCATGGGGATTTCGCAATCCGGACGCTTCCTCCGCGATCTCATCTATCATGGCTTCAACGCCGACGAAAAAGGCAACAAGGTCTTCGACGGAGCCATTCCGCATATCGCCGGCTCGCGCAAGACATTCACCAACTTCCGCTTCGCCCAGCCGGGCCGGTATTCGCGCCAGCACGAGGATCACGACTATCCGGGCGATCAATTCCCATTCACCTATGCGGAGACCTCCGATCAGCTGAGCGGCAAGAGTGGAAGCATACTGACTGCCTGCTCTTCCACCGAGACCTGCCCGAAGATCATGCACACCGACACGTCGACGGAGTTCTGGCAGGCTCGCGCCTCGCTTGTAACGACGTCGCCGGATGGAAAGCCGCTGGAGATGCCCGATAATGTGCGGCTTTATTTCGTAGCCGGGGCGCCGCACTTCAACGGTTGGTCGGCACAGTCGAAAGACGAGGCGGCATGCACCTATCCGACGAATCCGCTGAGCGCCGCACCGGTCATGCGGGCGCTGTACGTCGCGCTGGCGGACTGGGTTTCCGAGAACAAAGCGCCACCTGCCAGCCGTTATCCCAGCCTGACCGACGGAACGCTCGTGCGCCTCGAAGACCTGAAGCTGCCGAGAATCGGCGGCGAAATCGCTCGTCCGGTCTTCAACGAACTCCGGGTGATGGATTATGCCTCGCAGCCGCCGGCACGCGGAAAGGCCTACCCGGTGTACCTGCCGGCGATCGATGCGGACGGCAATCCGCTCGGAGGTGTCAGCATGCCCTTCGTGAAGGCACCGCTCGGAACCTATACCGGCTGGAACCTCCGCAAGGAGGGCTTCGGAAAGGGCGAGCTTTGCAGTCTGACGGGCACCTTCATCCCCTTCCCGAAGCAACCCAGCGATACCGACAGCCGCAAGTCCCTCAGCGAGCGCTATCCCGATGGCAAAGCCTATATCGCTGCGGTCAAGGCCGCTTCGGAAGCGCTCGTCGCCGACGGCTTCATGCTTCCCGAAGATGTCGGCTATGTCCTCGACAGGGCCCAGGAGGACATAGACGCGATGAATGAATAG
- the ftsZ gene encoding cell division protein FtsZ has product MTEYKKPIITEMRPKITVIGVGGGGGNAINNMIAENLQGVDFIAANTDAQALATSKAERRIQLGAAITEGLGAGSVPDIGNAAAQESIDEIMDHLGGTHMCFVTAGMGGGTGTGAAPVIAEAARRAGILTVAVVTKPFSFEGQRRMQTAELGIERLRESADTVIVIPNQNLFRIADAKTTFADAFMIADRVLYSGVSCITDLIVKEGLMNLDFADVKTVMKGMGRAMMGTGEATGENRAMMAAEAAIANPLLDEVSMRGAKGVLVSISGGMDMTLFEVDEAATRIREEVYDEADIVVGAIFDRSLDGTFRVSVVATGLDSNRGTQTAAPEAMNGQAAEVPTRTLQ; this is encoded by the coding sequence ATGACGGAATACAAGAAGCCGATCATTACCGAGATGCGCCCGAAGATCACGGTCATCGGCGTCGGCGGCGGCGGCGGAAACGCGATCAACAACATGATCGCCGAAAACCTGCAGGGCGTCGATTTCATCGCCGCAAACACGGATGCGCAGGCGCTGGCGACTTCGAAGGCGGAGCGGCGGATCCAACTGGGCGCCGCCATCACCGAGGGCCTCGGCGCCGGTTCGGTGCCGGATATCGGCAACGCGGCCGCGCAGGAATCGATCGACGAGATCATGGATCACCTCGGCGGCACGCATATGTGCTTCGTCACGGCAGGCATGGGCGGCGGCACGGGTACTGGAGCGGCGCCGGTGATCGCGGAAGCGGCTCGGCGGGCTGGCATCCTGACCGTTGCGGTCGTCACCAAGCCCTTCAGCTTCGAGGGGCAGCGGCGCATGCAGACGGCCGAACTCGGCATCGAGCGGCTGCGCGAGAGTGCCGACACGGTCATCGTCATTCCTAACCAGAACCTATTTCGCATCGCCGATGCCAAGACCACCTTCGCCGACGCGTTCATGATTGCCGATCGGGTCCTCTATTCCGGCGTCAGCTGCATCACCGACCTGATCGTCAAAGAGGGATTGATGAATCTCGACTTCGCCGACGTCAAGACGGTGATGAAGGGCATGGGACGCGCCATGATGGGCACGGGCGAAGCGACCGGCGAGAACCGCGCAATGATGGCGGCGGAAGCGGCGATCGCCAACCCGCTGCTCGACGAGGTCTCGATGCGCGGTGCCAAGGGCGTGCTCGTATCGATTTCCGGCGGCATGGACATGACGCTTTTCGAGGTAGACGAGGCGGCGACCCGCATCCGCGAGGAAGTTTACGACGAGGCCGACATCGTCGTCGGCGCGATCTTCGACCGGAGCCTCGACGGCACTTTCCGCGTGTCCGTCGTCGCGACCGGCCTCGACAGCAACCGCGGCACTCAGACGGCGGCACCAGAGGCCATGAACGGTCAGGCGGCCGAAGTGCCGACGCGGACCCTGCAGTAG
- a CDS encoding HAD-IIB family hydrolase — MYVMALATDYDGTLADYGAVRPETLETLKRLKETGRKLLLVTGRELPDLKSVFPEIDVFDKVVVENGALLYTPETGEERLLAPSPPEAFIERLKEKGVDRMSVGRSIVATWEPFQTAALEAINELGLELEIIFNKGAVMVLPTGVNKATGLKAALKEMGLSFLNVVGVGDAENDHALLRTCGCGAAVANALPALKDTADVVLEGVRGAGVEQLMHRIMESDYALCASARHQVPIGEDDEGPVEIGPRDVLLIAGSSGIGKSRLATALAERLRERRFQLCIFDPEGDYEGLEGAVTVGNGSVAPTGREVLELLANPDDNVVVSATGVEPNERPEFFAGLMPDLSALRARTGRPHWLIIDEAHHLMPAARDSASLALSDDRSGMIMITVHPDSVSPDALKEITAVAALGPKARDVIATLCSVFDEALPDGLDVPFGEDEVLFWRRTPPARVRRIKAEQPREARKRHTRKYAEGRLGEDASFYFRGPKNEMNLRAHNLTMFLQIAEGIDDKTWEHHLRRGDYSKWFEERIGDEELAEEAAGIEEDRSLSPAESRQRLADAVRRRYTAPASEAG; from the coding sequence ATGTATGTCATGGCTCTTGCGACGGATTACGACGGCACACTCGCCGATTATGGTGCCGTTCGGCCGGAAACTCTGGAGACTCTGAAGAGGCTTAAGGAGACCGGACGCAAGCTTCTGCTCGTGACCGGGCGCGAACTGCCGGATCTCAAAAGTGTCTTCCCCGAAATCGATGTGTTCGACAAGGTTGTGGTCGAGAACGGTGCGCTGCTCTATACGCCCGAAACCGGCGAGGAACGGCTGCTTGCGCCCTCACCGCCGGAGGCCTTCATCGAGCGCCTCAAGGAAAAGGGCGTCGACAGGATGTCGGTGGGCCGTTCCATCGTCGCCACCTGGGAGCCATTCCAAACAGCCGCGCTCGAAGCGATCAACGAGCTCGGCCTCGAACTCGAGATCATCTTCAACAAAGGGGCCGTCATGGTGCTCCCGACGGGTGTGAACAAGGCGACTGGGCTGAAGGCTGCCCTGAAGGAGATGGGGCTTTCCTTTCTCAACGTGGTGGGAGTCGGCGATGCCGAGAACGACCATGCGCTCTTGAGAACGTGCGGCTGCGGAGCCGCGGTTGCCAACGCCTTGCCCGCGCTCAAGGATACGGCCGACGTGGTCCTCGAGGGTGTGCGCGGGGCCGGCGTCGAGCAACTGATGCACCGGATCATGGAGTCCGACTATGCGTTGTGCGCAAGTGCCCGCCATCAGGTGCCGATCGGTGAGGATGACGAAGGACCGGTGGAGATCGGACCGCGGGACGTGCTGCTGATAGCGGGGAGTTCCGGCATCGGCAAGTCAAGGCTGGCGACCGCCCTTGCGGAGCGATTACGGGAACGGCGGTTCCAGCTCTGCATATTCGATCCGGAGGGCGATTATGAGGGGCTTGAAGGCGCCGTGACCGTGGGTAACGGCTCTGTTGCGCCTACCGGCAGGGAGGTGCTGGAACTCCTGGCCAATCCGGACGACAACGTCGTCGTCAGCGCAACGGGCGTCGAACCCAACGAGCGGCCCGAGTTCTTCGCCGGCCTGATGCCCGACCTGTCGGCGCTGCGTGCCAGGACGGGCAGGCCGCATTGGCTGATTATCGACGAGGCCCATCACCTCATGCCCGCAGCGCGCGACAGTGCCTCTCTCGCGCTTTCCGACGACCGCTCCGGCATGATCATGATCACCGTCCATCCGGACTCCGTCTCGCCGGATGCGCTCAAGGAGATCACTGCGGTCGCAGCGCTCGGTCCGAAGGCGCGCGACGTAATCGCCACGCTATGCTCCGTCTTCGATGAGGCGCTGCCGGACGGGCTGGATGTCCCTTTCGGGGAAGACGAGGTTCTTTTCTGGCGGCGCACGCCGCCCGCGCGGGTTCGGCGGATCAAGGCCGAACAACCCCGAGAAGCCCGCAAGCGGCATACGCGCAAATATGCCGAGGGCCGGTTGGGCGAGGATGCAAGCTTCTATTTCCGCGGTCCGAAGAATGAGATGAATTTGCGCGCCCACAATCTGACGATGTTTCTGCAGATCGCCGAAGGGATAGACGATAAGACCTGGGAGCACCATTTGCGCCGCGGCGATTACTCGAAGTGGTTCGAGGAACGCATCGGCGACGAGGAATTGGCCGAGGAGGCGGCAGGGATAGAAGAGGATCGCTCGCTCTCGCCCGCCGAAAGCCGGCAGAGGCTGGCCGACGCCGTGCGCCGACGTTACACCGCACCCGCATCCGAAGCGGGTTAA
- a CDS encoding ABC transporter ATP-binding protein — translation MAQLILNHLTKDFGTKAPGGGRPAVSDVSLALRKRGFLALLGPSGCGKTTVLRMIAGFEQPTDGSIEFGERRLSDATRVLPPEKRNMAMVFQSYALWPHMTVAENVGYPLKLRGISGGAWRSRVAEALSLVELTDFADRRPAALSGGQRQRVALARCLVTEPDIVLLDEPLANLDQHLRKAMEETFRIFHERSGATMIYVTHDQAEAMALATDVAVMSEGKLLQVAPPAQIYARPEGRVVGGLIGRGAIVQLRLPEGAGRELDWPLLGAALGGGRPGGHAGEGALSDVLIRPQQVHQNSEGIPMRVVSSVFEGERSLLTLALPDGQKLKAYSRQALCQGARVPFVVSGGWRL, via the coding sequence ATGGCGCAACTGATCCTCAACCACCTGACCAAGGACTTCGGTACCAAGGCGCCCGGCGGCGGGAGGCCGGCGGTTTCGGACGTGTCTCTGGCGCTGCGCAAGCGGGGATTCCTCGCGCTGCTCGGGCCATCGGGCTGCGGCAAGACAACGGTGCTTCGGATGATCGCCGGCTTCGAGCAGCCGACGGACGGCTCGATCGAATTCGGCGAGCGCAGGCTTTCGGATGCGACCCGGGTGCTGCCGCCGGAAAAACGCAACATGGCCATGGTGTTTCAATCCTACGCGCTCTGGCCGCATATGACTGTGGCGGAGAATGTCGGTTATCCCCTGAAACTACGCGGCATCTCCGGCGGGGCATGGCGCTCACGCGTCGCAGAGGCACTCTCGCTCGTCGAGCTTACGGATTTCGCCGACCGGCGGCCGGCCGCGCTTTCCGGCGGTCAGCGGCAGCGGGTGGCACTGGCGCGCTGCCTTGTGACGGAGCCGGACATCGTGCTGCTCGACGAGCCGCTTGCCAATCTCGATCAGCACTTGAGAAAGGCGATGGAGGAGACCTTCCGCATCTTTCACGAACGCTCCGGCGCGACGATGATCTATGTGACGCACGACCAGGCCGAGGCAATGGCGCTTGCCACCGATGTCGCGGTGATGTCGGAAGGCAAGCTTCTCCAGGTGGCGCCGCCGGCGCAAATCTATGCACGCCCGGAGGGGCGGGTGGTCGGGGGCTTGATCGGCCGCGGTGCGATCGTGCAGTTGAGATTGCCGGAGGGAGCGGGGCGTGAGCTCGATTGGCCGCTCCTCGGCGCCGCGCTTGGTGGCGGGCGCCCGGGCGGCCATGCAGGTGAGGGGGCGCTTTCCGATGTGCTCATCCGTCCGCAACAGGTCCATCAGAATAGCGAAGGCATTCCGATGCGGGTCGTCTCCTCGGTCTTCGAGGGCGAGCGCTCTTTGCTTACGCTCGCGCTCCCGGACGGGCAGAAGCTCAAAGCCTATAGCAGGCAGGCGCTCTGCCAGGGCGCCCGCGTTCCATTCGTCGTGAGCGGGGGCTGGCGGCTTTAA
- a CDS encoding ABC transporter permease: MPDTDEIARSRRWIPHAPAAGPDPEGRSGLKMLERPLRVLSTARAWQWLRLAFGGAMADGAGRSNEPTGVQLPKALTRTLRGFEVPPSPYVTEDSRKSSSSKIGPGWRSAFFRLRGQRMCAGREPAWLLAFVLGAVFLLSALPLIRLGWAGFEGLERGGAVRVLFEAATFAALRNTLITATGGMAISLVVGALFAFVVALTDIRGKLALSFAFILPMMIPPQVTALAWVEMSGPSSPLLKTLGLAPPLGSPQPFYSLAGIAFLLGVQHAPLVFLAIKAGLAATPRDGVEAARLSGASPWRVFRDIVVPLSSPGIIAGAAIAFVSGIGNFGIPAILGIPASIETLPTLIFSRLASFGSSTFGEIAVLSTLIALISAAGLLLQQRALKGREYRLIGLAGAGAAFTLGRIRIAAEALLWAILALLLIAPLLALFASSLVPAYGVPLDFDTMSLNAYREILFRQTVTLTALKNSVFLSSAAAVGLLVVTVPAGYLLATRRGRLVSLLAILIEIPYALPGIVLAVAFILAFAAPLPLIGVSIYGTIWIILAAYFSSFLAVSLKPVMSAFLQMDPSLEEAARLAGAGLLRRMRDVLLPLLAPAAGASIILVFLIAANELTVSALLWSAGTQTLGVAIFNLDDSGSSDLASALSVLVVLMVIGLMAALEFFAKYLPEGVLPWRN; the protein is encoded by the coding sequence ATGCCCGACACCGACGAGATCGCCCGCAGCCGCCGCTGGATACCCCATGCGCCTGCTGCGGGCCCGGATCCTGAGGGGCGTTCCGGCTTGAAAATGCTGGAGCGCCCTCTGCGCGTTCTGTCGACGGCGCGGGCTTGGCAGTGGCTTCGACTTGCATTTGGCGGGGCGATGGCGGACGGGGCCGGCCGAAGCAACGAACCGACCGGGGTCCAGCTGCCGAAAGCGCTTACGCGGACCCTGCGCGGCTTCGAAGTCCCGCCGTCACCTTACGTGACGGAGGATTCACGCAAGTCGAGCTCCTCGAAAATCGGGCCGGGGTGGCGATCGGCATTTTTCCGGCTTCGCGGCCAGCGCATGTGTGCGGGCAGGGAGCCCGCATGGCTCCTGGCTTTTGTACTCGGGGCTGTCTTCCTGCTTTCTGCGCTACCGCTGATCCGCCTCGGATGGGCGGGCTTCGAGGGGCTCGAACGAGGCGGGGCGGTGAGAGTGCTGTTCGAGGCGGCGACCTTCGCGGCGCTCCGCAACACGCTGATTACGGCCACGGGCGGCATGGCGATCTCGCTTGTGGTCGGTGCGCTCTTCGCCTTTGTCGTGGCGCTTACGGATATCCGCGGCAAGCTTGCCTTGAGCTTCGCCTTCATTCTGCCGATGATGATCCCGCCGCAGGTGACGGCGCTCGCCTGGGTCGAAATGTCCGGGCCATCGAGCCCCCTGCTCAAGACGCTGGGGCTCGCACCGCCGCTCGGCAGCCCGCAGCCGTTCTATTCGCTCGCGGGCATTGCCTTTCTTCTCGGCGTCCAGCATGCGCCGCTGGTCTTCCTGGCGATCAAGGCCGGGCTTGCGGCGACGCCGCGCGACGGGGTCGAGGCGGCGCGGCTGTCCGGCGCCTCGCCCTGGCGCGTCTTTCGCGATATCGTTGTGCCGCTTTCCTCTCCAGGGATCATCGCCGGAGCGGCGATCGCCTTCGTCTCCGGTATCGGCAATTTCGGTATTCCGGCGATACTCGGCATTCCCGCCTCGATCGAGACGCTGCCGACCTTGATCTTCAGCCGGCTTGCGAGTTTCGGTTCGTCCACCTTCGGCGAGATCGCCGTGCTTTCGACGCTGATCGCGCTGATTTCCGCTGCAGGGCTGCTTCTGCAGCAGCGAGCGCTCAAGGGCAGGGAGTATCGCCTGATCGGCCTTGCCGGCGCGGGGGCCGCCTTCACGCTCGGGCGCATCCGGATCGCCGCGGAGGCGCTGCTTTGGGCGATCCTGGCACTGCTGCTGATCGCACCGCTGCTGGCGCTCTTCGCAAGTTCGCTGGTGCCGGCCTACGGCGTGCCGCTCGATTTCGACACCATGTCCCTGAATGCCTATCGCGAGATACTCTTCCGCCAGACGGTGACGCTGACGGCGCTCAAAAACTCCGTCTTCCTCTCCTCTGCAGCTGCGGTCGGGTTGCTTGTCGTCACTGTCCCGGCCGGCTACCTGCTCGCAACGCGACGCGGGCGGCTTGTCAGTCTCCTGGCGATCCTGATCGAGATCCCCTATGCGCTGCCCGGCATCGTGCTCGCAGTCGCCTTCATCCTTGCCTTCGCGGCACCGCTGCCGCTGATCGGCGTTTCGATATACGGCACGATCTGGATCATTCTCGCTGCCTATTTCTCCTCCTTTCTCGCCGTGAGTCTCAAGCCGGTGATGAGCGCCTTCCTGCAGATGGATCCCTCACTCGAGGAGGCGGCGCGGCTGGCGGGGGCGGGGTTGCTGCGCCGCATGCGCGACGTGCTACTGCCGCTTCTGGCACCGGCTGCCGGCGCCTCGATCATCCTCGTTTTCCTGATCGCGGCGAACGAGCTGACCGTCTCGGCGCTCCTCTGGTCCGCCGGCACGCAGACGCTCGGCGTTGCGATCTTCAATCTCGACGACAGCGGCTCCTCCGATCTTGCCTCGGCCCTTTCGGTGCTGGTCGTCCTCATGGTCATCGGGTTAATGGCGGCGCTCGAATTCTTCGCGAAATATCTGCCGGAAGGCGTGCTGCCATGGCGCAACTGA
- a CDS encoding ABC transporter substrate-binding protein — MKTLLPAVAAALVAGLMSTAAFAESLVLYTSQPNEDAQATVDAFEAANPGIEVEWVREGTTKIMAKLMAEIEAGNPVADVLLIADTVTMQRLKEAGHLMAYKSPEAAAYDDSLFDADGAYYSTKMITTGIIYNTSAAMKPASWQDLATPEAKGLVTMPSPLTSGAALVHAQTLAGIGGLGWDYYKALAENGATAAGGNGGVLKAVATGEKAYGMVVDFMAIREKAKGAPVEFVFPAEGVSAVTEPVAVLKTAKNPEAAKKFIDFLLSEEGQQVAAKMGYIPARNGVALPAGFPARETVKVLPVDAAAAVKNSAADLKTFSGIFGAD, encoded by the coding sequence ATGAAAACGCTTCTCCCCGCCGTCGCCGCGGCGCTCGTCGCCGGCCTTATGTCCACTGCCGCTTTCGCTGAAAGCCTCGTCCTTTACACCAGCCAGCCGAATGAGGATGCGCAGGCGACGGTGGATGCTTTCGAGGCGGCGAATCCGGGCATCGAGGTCGAGTGGGTGCGGGAGGGGACGACGAAGATCATGGCCAAGCTGATGGCCGAGATCGAGGCGGGCAACCCGGTGGCGGATGTGCTTCTGATCGCCGATACGGTGACGATGCAGCGGCTGAAGGAAGCGGGGCATCTGATGGCCTACAAATCTCCGGAAGCGGCGGCTTACGACGACTCGCTGTTCGATGCGGACGGCGCCTATTATTCGACGAAGATGATTACGACCGGCATCATCTACAACACTTCCGCTGCGATGAAACCGGCCAGCTGGCAGGACCTTGCGACACCGGAGGCCAAGGGTCTCGTCACCATGCCGAGCCCACTCACCTCCGGTGCGGCGCTGGTCCACGCGCAGACGCTTGCCGGCATCGGCGGACTCGGCTGGGACTATTACAAGGCGCTCGCCGAAAACGGCGCGACCGCCGCCGGCGGCAATGGCGGCGTGCTGAAAGCGGTCGCGACCGGCGAGAAGGCCTATGGCATGGTGGTCGATTTCATGGCCATCCGCGAAAAGGCCAAGGGCGCGCCGGTGGAATTCGTCTTCCCGGCGGAGGGCGTTTCCGCCGTTACCGAGCCGGTTGCGGTTCTGAAAACTGCGAAGAACCCCGAGGCAGCAAAGAAATTCATCGACTTCCTGCTTTCCGAAGAAGGCCAGCAAGTGGCGGCGAAAATGGGCTATATCCCGGCCCGCAACGGCGTAGCCTTGCCGGCGGGTTTCCCGGCCCGGGAGACGGTCAAGGTGCTGCCGGTCGATGCGGCCGCAGCCGTGAAGAATTCCGCGGCGGACCTGAAAACCTTCTCCGGCATTTTCGGTGCCGACTGA
- a CDS encoding cold-shock protein has product MNSGTVKWFNSTKGFGFIQPDDGATDVFVHVSAVERAGMRSLVEGQKVTYDIVRDTRSGKSSADNLRAA; this is encoded by the coding sequence ATGAACTCAGGCACCGTAAAGTGGTTCAACAGCACCAAAGGCTTCGGCTTCATTCAGCCTGACGATGGCGCGACGGACGTGTTCGTGCACGTCTCTGCCGTTGAACGCGCTGGAATGCGTTCGCTCGTAGAAGGCCAGAAGGTTACCTACGACATCGTGCGCGACACCAGGTCCGGCAAGAGCTCGGCAGACAATCTGCGGGCCGCATAA